The stretch of DNA ATTACATTGGCGCTCTCAGAAAATTGCCGAAGACTTCTCTCCAAATGTTTGTACACAGTCTTCAATCGTACATCTTCAACGTAGAGGTTTTGGAAAGAATGGCTACATCCAAAGATGAACCGTTCGAAAACGAGTACATGTGTGCCACGGACAGATACGGGTTTCCGGACATCTACAAAAGAGGTGATGAATGGTTATGCATAAACCTTATCGGGAAACATTCACGGCTCAACGAATCAGAAGAAAAGATCCTGGACAAACTGAACCTCTCATCAGAAGATTTTTCAGATACAAGTTTACCAGAATTGCAAACTGCAGGCAGTTTTAGACCGTTCTACACTCGGGTTAAAGAGGTAGATAGGTTTACCGACGGAACTAAAGACACCGTCCGGTTCATACTCCAGTCGGGCTCTTACGGTACAATCTTTTTGAAAACGATGGAAACTCCATCATGGTATCAACATATTAAAAAGAAGTTTGAATGAACCATCAACCCTTTGACAAAAATTCGGTCATGACCTTTTCGATGTCTATCTCTGCTCCGACCGTCGGGGTCTGCACATCAAAACGTCCGAGAACTTCTGGGTGTATCTCTCCCACCATACCGACGTCCGTTCCCTTTTTCCCATCGGTTATCATAACTTTGGCGCATCTTCCAGGTATGAAGCTCGGATGGTCAACACCTTTCATCAGATAGTCGATACCCAATAATCTGAAGATGTAATCGATAACCTGTTTGGCCTCGGTAAATCCTACGTTGTCGTCTGAAATTACAAATGACAGATGTTTTCTGTTTACAAAAGGTAATTCTGATGGAGTTGTCGTGTTTGCAGGGATCACAACATCTGACAGTTCAAACATCTTGATCGGATACGGCCTGTCCTTATTAACCTGCAACGTCTTAAGTATTTCGGGCAGCAACCAATACCGAACCATATCGACATCTTTTGCTTTGGCACGATTGATTGTTACGTGATCGGCGGATTGCACGTTCATTTTATCAAACTGTTCCTTAGAAGACGTTAATCCCATTGTAAACGTTTCAACGAATTTCAACCCTATCATAATCTCACGTATTCTATCTATCATCCGTTCAGTTGGAGGTAACCTGCCGATCGTGAACACCGGGGTAACCGTAGGTTCAAGAGAATCGTAGGTAACAGCGCGTCCTACATCATCGATTATGTCTATCGGGTGCAACACGTCTATCCTGTACGGTTCCACGTACACTCCGTCGTCACGAATCAGGTAACCCATCCGGGTCAACAACCTGTTGACCTCATCTCTATTCAGTTCGGTCCCTAGGACCCTGTTTACATCTTTTGTATCGATGTCCATCCTCCGATAAACCAAATCAGGCGTTGTTGTAATGCTGTCTCCACGCTCGATATCTACACTGTAAACATCACCTCCCATGTCTATGAACAAACAGGCAAGGATGTTCAACGTATGTTTAACGGTTACCTCTCTCGTACCGGTAACGTCAACGAACATGGTTCGTGTATCCTCAGTGACACGACCGCAAACCTCCGAATTGATGATCGGCGGCATTGACAGAATCTCTCTCTTACTATCCATAAGTATAGGGTATTTGTTCTTGTTACTGAGCAGTTTACCGTATTCGATACCTGTCGGATGTTTAGAAAGTATCTCATCAGCAGTCATCTCAACCGTCTCGCCGAGTGGTATGAACCGTATATCCTCGGGTCTCATAGCCAGGTACGTTAACGGAGGGACGATCTTTTCTGCAGGGTATATACCGATAGAGGCAACACTTCGTTTTCTGCATAGGGTTGCATGCAACTTCTCTTGAACGTATATGATCTCCTTGATAACATCTTCATCCACATCTATTCCTTTGACAATGAAGTTTCCGATGTACGGACGTACATCAAGAACCGAAGGGTCTACGCTAACCTTCCATCCGGATTCACCGGCAGTCCTGTACTCACGAGGTAGTTCCAGACCAAGATAATTTTTGAGGGCGCGAACCAATCCGTGCGGGGATAACATGTCCACTCTGTCAGGAGTTATTTCGATCTTGTACTCATCATCGGTCACATCGTCAAGTTCCATACCTATCTTAAACAAGACCTCATAAACTTCATTATCGTCCAACCGTTCACCCAATAACTCGTTCAACCTCTTTTTATTGACCTCTAACATCGGCATTTTCTCCACACCTCACAATTTCATCTCAGGAAGTTGATAAGTTCTCAGCCAGTTGATGTCGCAGGTATGTCCTACCAACTCGCGGATATCATCCAATTGATAGGTCAACATAGCTAACCTTTCGAGGGCCAGACCCCATGCTATCACCGGGACGTTTACGTTGTACGGTCTCAGACTCTCCGGTCGGAACATACCTGAGTTACCTACCTC from Candidatus Micrarchaeota archaeon encodes:
- the truD gene encoding tRNA pseudouridine(13) synthase TruD; this encodes GMWYSDVPVQLGDLIANRFTVVMTYGKGFKPERRKELPQIIPNLFGIQRFGNRYNNHVIGYLLLKGMFKEAVLMFLTDTENERNTSVIEARDRLKESGNYSRAVHEYPRFLRLEHIILHHLAQHPRDYIGALRKLPKTSLQMFVHSLQSYIFNVEVLERMATSKDEPFENEYMCATDRYGFPDIYKRGDEWLCINLIGKHSRLNESEEKILDKLNLSSEDFSDTSLPELQTAGSFRPFYTRVKEVDRFTDGTKDTVRFILQSGSYGTIFLKTMETPSWYQHIKKKFE
- the pheT gene encoding phenylalanine--tRNA ligase subunit beta produces the protein MPMLEVNKKRLNELLGERLDDNEVYEVLFKIGMELDDVTDDEYKIEITPDRVDMLSPHGLVRALKNYLGLELPREYRTAGESGWKVSVDPSVLDVRPYIGNFIVKGIDVDEDVIKEIIYVQEKLHATLCRKRSVASIGIYPAEKIVPPLTYLAMRPEDIRFIPLGETVEMTADEILSKHPTGIEYGKLLSNKNKYPILMDSKREILSMPPIINSEVCGRVTEDTRTMFVDVTGTREVTVKHTLNILACLFIDMGGDVYSVDIERGDSITTTPDLVYRRMDIDTKDVNRVLGTELNRDEVNRLLTRMGYLIRDDGVYVEPYRIDVLHPIDIIDDVGRAVTYDSLEPTVTPVFTIGRLPPTERMIDRIREIMIGLKFVETFTMGLTSSKEQFDKMNVQSADHVTINRAKAKDVDMVRYWLLPEILKTLQVNKDRPYPIKMFELSDVVIPANTTTPSELPFVNRKHLSFVISDDNVGFTEAKQVIDYIFRLLGIDYLMKGVDHPSFIPGRCAKVMITDGKKGTDVGMVGEIHPEVLGRFDVQTPTVGAEIDIEKVMTEFLSKG